Proteins from one Ammospiza nelsoni isolate bAmmNel1 chromosome 34, bAmmNel1.pri, whole genome shotgun sequence genomic window:
- the LOC132085973 gene encoding olfactory receptor 14A16-like, whose product MSNSSSIRHFLLLALADTRQLQLLHFCLLLGISLAALLANGLIISAVACSHHLHTPMFFFLLNLALTDLGSICTTVPKAMHNSLWDTRNISYKGCAAQVFFFMFFISAEYFLLTVMCYDRYVSICKPLHYGTLLGSRACAHMAAAAWASAFLNALLHTANTFSLPLCHGNALGQFFCEIPQILKLSCSHSNLRELGLLAVGAFLSFGCFVFMVFSYVQIFRAVLRIPSEQGRHKAFSTCLPHLAVVSLFLSTATFAYLKPSSMSSQSLDLALSFLYSVVPPVLNPLIYSLRNQELKAAMWRLMTGWFQEH is encoded by the coding sequence atgtccaacagcagctccatcaggcacttcctcctgctggcattggcagacacgcggcagctgcagctcctgcacttctgcctcttgctgggcatctccctggctgccctcctggccaacggcctcatcatcagcgccgtagcctgcagccaccacctgcacacgcccatgttcttcttcctgctcaacctggccctcactgacctgggctccatctgcaccactgtccccaaagccatgcacaattccctctgggacacccgGAACATCTCCTACAAAGGATGTGCTGCACAGgtctttttctttatgttcttcATCTCAGCAGAGTATTTCCTCCTGACCgtcatgtgctacgaccgctacgtgtccatctgcaaacccctgcactatgggaccctcctgggcagcagagcttgtgcccacatggcagcagctgcctgggccagtgcctttctcaatgctctgctgcacacagccaatacattttccctgcccctgtgccatggcaatgccctgggccagttcttctgtgaaatcccacagatcctcaagctctcctgctcacactCAAACCTCAGGGAACTGGGACTTCTTGCTGTTGGTGCCTTTTTaagttttggttgttttgtgttcatggttttctcctatgtgcagatcttcagggctgtgctgaggatcccctctgagcagggacggcacaaagccttttccacctgcctccctcacctggctgtggtctccctgttcctcagcacagccacattTGCCTACCTGAAGCCCTCCTCCATGTCCTCCCAatccctggatctggccctgtcatttctgtactcggtggtgcctccagtcctgaaccccctcatctacagcctgaggaaccaggagctgaagGCTGCAATGTGGAGACTGATGACTGGATGGTTTCAGGAACATTAA